One Streptosporangium sp. NBC_01495 DNA window includes the following coding sequences:
- a CDS encoding TraR/DksA family transcriptional regulator: MAATVRADKSAVAPSQDGAVVTWSAEELKEVRGQLATEIRELNEEIAKAETEIASSDVTDGAGDDQADAGARTYEREREIALTLNSRDLVAQNERAIARIDAGTYGVCESCHQPIGKERLQAFPRATLCVACKQREERR, encoded by the coding sequence ATGGCCGCGACCGTGCGCGCAGACAAAAGCGCGGTGGCGCCGTCCCAGGACGGCGCCGTCGTCACCTGGTCGGCCGAGGAGCTCAAGGAGGTCCGCGGGCAACTGGCCACGGAGATCCGCGAGCTCAACGAGGAGATCGCCAAGGCCGAGACGGAGATCGCGTCGAGCGACGTCACCGACGGGGCAGGAGACGATCAGGCCGACGCCGGAGCCCGGACGTATGAACGCGAGCGCGAAATCGCCCTTACCCTGAACTCGCGCGACCTGGTCGCGCAGAACGAGCGAGCGATCGCCCGGATCGACGCGGGGACCTACGGAGTGTGCGAATCGTGCCATCAGCCGATCGGAAAGGAGCGCCTTCAGGCGTTTCCGAGGGCGACGCTGTGCGTGGCCTGCAAGCAGCGGGAGGAGCGCCGCTGA
- a CDS encoding YggS family pyridoxal phosphate-dependent enzyme → MTETTRRDEIAAGLARVEAEIAQACRAAGRHREELTLIAVSKTYPASDVRLLAELGITDVGENRDQEASVKARECAGLGLRWHFVGQLQTNKVRSVVGYADVVHSVDRTRLVTALSREALGVGRPVTCLVQVALDGDLARGGARPEEVEALADAVAGAEGLELGGVMAVAPLGEEPGGAFARLREIARSVQRAHPGADVISAGMSGDISQAIANGATHLRVGTALLGRRKPFVR, encoded by the coding sequence GTGACGGAAACAACACGACGTGATGAGATCGCGGCCGGGCTGGCCCGGGTCGAGGCGGAGATCGCCCAGGCCTGCCGGGCCGCCGGCCGTCACCGCGAGGAGCTGACGCTCATCGCGGTGAGCAAGACCTACCCCGCCTCCGACGTACGGCTCCTGGCCGAACTCGGGATCACCGACGTCGGTGAGAACCGCGACCAGGAGGCCTCGGTCAAGGCGCGAGAGTGCGCCGGTCTCGGCCTCCGCTGGCACTTCGTCGGCCAGTTGCAGACCAACAAGGTCCGCTCGGTGGTCGGGTACGCGGACGTCGTCCACTCGGTCGACCGCACGCGCCTGGTCACCGCGCTCAGCCGGGAGGCGCTCGGAGTGGGACGCCCGGTCACCTGCCTGGTGCAGGTCGCGCTCGACGGCGATCTCGCGCGGGGCGGCGCGCGACCGGAGGAGGTGGAGGCCCTGGCCGACGCCGTCGCCGGAGCCGAGGGGCTTGAGCTGGGCGGGGTGATGGCGGTCGCGCCACTGGGGGAGGAACCGGGCGGGGCGTTCGCGAGGCTGAGGGAGATCGCGCGGTCCGTCCAGCGGGCCCACCCGGGCGCCGATGTCATCTCGGCGGGAATGAGTGGGGACATATCCCAGGCTATCGCCAACGGCGCGACACACCTGCGTGTTGGTACGGCGTTGCTCGGTCGCAGGAAGCCCTTCGTCAGGTAA
- a CDS encoding serine/threonine-protein kinase, which produces MTDSQGIIGARYRLLERIGRGGMGTVWRARDEVLGREVAVKEVIPSPDLTGPEREVFTVRTLREARAAGRIGHPGVATVYDVIEEYGRPWIVMQLVDSRTLGAVIREDGPLPPMRVARIGLEVLGALLAAHQAGVLHRDVKPDNVLLAKDGRAVLTDFGIAVLEGDSSITRTGSLIGTPAFIAPERASGGPAEFASDLWSLGVTLHVAVEGRSPFERAHPLATLSAVMHQEPSPMRFAGPLAPVIFGLLHKDPARRMSAREVQIQLTSLVNGTAPQPTMPIELPVEPPVGTRTGPSTAIPVVAAVPGPDGAPTTPAGAMPPMPSELPEPEPVPAFAPRRRRRPATAALVATALAIAATAGGMAWVAVNSSPQAPQDPPASSSVAPDEKKPSKEPEQAKVPARDNGGGTSGRQAPERSGNGDPAPRDRPSGKPTGEPSEKPSGKPSQDPSAEPEEDPTEPGQDEEEGQGEGTDEGSGQDDAPGEGQQGDSPDQVDPNAGRAALETGTAGEAERAGATGAGGF; this is translated from the coding sequence ATGACCGATTCTCAGGGGATCATCGGAGCCCGCTACCGCCTGCTCGAACGCATCGGCAGAGGAGGCATGGGAACGGTCTGGCGAGCGCGGGACGAGGTCCTGGGCCGCGAGGTGGCGGTCAAGGAGGTCATCCCCTCCCCCGACCTCACCGGCCCCGAGCGCGAGGTCTTCACCGTACGGACCCTCAGGGAGGCCCGCGCCGCCGGGCGGATCGGCCACCCCGGGGTGGCGACGGTCTACGACGTGATCGAGGAGTACGGGCGTCCCTGGATCGTCATGCAGCTCGTCGACTCCCGCACGCTCGGAGCGGTGATCAGGGAGGACGGGCCGCTGCCGCCGATGCGGGTGGCGCGGATCGGGCTGGAGGTGCTGGGCGCGCTGCTCGCCGCCCATCAGGCGGGCGTCCTGCACCGCGACGTGAAGCCCGACAACGTGCTGCTCGCCAAGGACGGGCGGGCCGTGCTCACCGACTTCGGCATCGCCGTCCTGGAGGGCGACTCGTCGATCACCAGGACCGGCTCGCTCATCGGCACCCCGGCGTTCATCGCGCCGGAGCGGGCGAGCGGCGGGCCGGCCGAGTTCGCCTCCGACCTGTGGTCGCTCGGCGTGACGCTCCACGTGGCGGTCGAGGGGCGTTCCCCCTTCGAGCGGGCCCACCCGCTGGCGACGCTCAGCGCCGTCATGCACCAGGAGCCGTCACCGATGCGGTTCGCCGGACCGCTCGCCCCGGTGATCTTCGGCCTGCTCCACAAGGATCCCGCGCGGCGCATGTCCGCCCGCGAGGTGCAGATCCAGCTGACCTCGCTGGTGAACGGCACCGCTCCGCAGCCGACCATGCCCATCGAGCTGCCCGTCGAGCCACCGGTCGGGACGCGGACCGGGCCGTCCACCGCGATTCCCGTGGTGGCCGCGGTCCCGGGCCCGGACGGCGCCCCCACCACCCCGGCCGGGGCCATGCCGCCCATGCCATCCGAGCTCCCCGAACCCGAGCCGGTCCCGGCCTTCGCCCCCCGGAGGAGACGGCGCCCGGCGACGGCCGCCCTGGTCGCGACGGCGCTCGCCATCGCCGCGACCGCGGGAGGGATGGCGTGGGTCGCCGTCAACTCCTCGCCCCAGGCCCCCCAGGATCCGCCGGCCTCTTCGAGCGTGGCGCCCGACGAGAAGAAGCCCTCGAAGGAGCCCGAGCAGGCGAAGGTGCCCGCGCGGGACAACGGGGGCGGGACCTCCGGCCGCCAGGCCCCCGAGAGGTCGGGGAACGGCGACCCCGCGCCCAGGGACAGGCCGTCGGGCAAGCCGACGGGCGAACCGTCGGAGAAGCCCTCGGGCAAGCCGTCACAGGACCCCTCCGCGGAGCCCGAGGAGGACCCCACCGAACCGGGACAGGACGAGGAGGAGGGCCAGGGCGAGGGGACCGACGAGGGCTCGGGCCAGGACGACGCGCCGGGCGAGGGCCAGCAGGGCGACTCACCCGACCAGGTCGACCCCAACGCCGGGAGGGCCGCGCTGGAGACGGGCACCGCAGGCGAGGCCGAAAGGGCCGGGGCGACCGGCGCCGGGGGGTTCTGA
- a CDS encoding YggT family protein, which yields MGIVSGILVFVLSIYLVLLIGRMIFETVQAFARQWRPTGIVLVLAEAVYTVTDPPLKFLRRFIPPLRLGTVAFDLSFTVLFIVVLVLIQLVSALR from the coding sequence GTGGGGATCGTTAGCGGGATCTTGGTCTTCGTCCTGTCCATCTACCTCGTCCTGCTGATCGGCAGAATGATCTTCGAGACGGTGCAGGCGTTCGCACGTCAGTGGCGCCCCACCGGCATCGTCCTGGTGCTGGCGGAAGCCGTATACACGGTGACCGACCCACCTCTCAAGTTCCTCCGCCGTTTCATTCCACCACTCCGGTTGGGTACGGTGGCCTTTGACCTAAGCTTCACAGTGCTGTTCATTGTGGTCTTGGTCTTGATCCAACTCGTGTCCGCGCTTCGTTGA
- a CDS encoding signal peptidase II gives MRGLQAAGGAPLTGDTEDGAVAAAPLPGRRIAVLATIVPIIYALDLATKTLVLKTLEGREPFVVIPDILQFRVIFNPGAAFNLGTGMTIVFTCVAAAVVVAILRTARNLRSLPWAVTLSLLLGGALGNLTDRVFRWPSGFGPGRPSPFQGHVVDFIETFPGHFPVWNVADSAIVCGGILAVFLAWRGYQIDGTRDTGATKDTKETKENNDG, from the coding sequence GTGCGTGGCCTGCAAGCAGCGGGAGGAGCGCCGCTGACCGGCGACACCGAGGACGGGGCGGTTGCGGCCGCCCCGCTCCCGGGGCGGCGGATCGCCGTCCTCGCGACGATCGTCCCCATTATCTACGCCCTCGACCTGGCCACGAAGACCCTCGTGCTGAAGACCCTGGAGGGCAGGGAACCGTTCGTGGTCATCCCGGACATCCTCCAGTTCCGGGTAATCTTCAACCCGGGGGCCGCCTTCAATCTCGGCACCGGGATGACGATCGTCTTCACCTGTGTGGCGGCCGCCGTCGTGGTGGCGATCCTGCGCACCGCGCGCAACCTGCGCAGCCTGCCCTGGGCGGTCACGCTGAGCCTGTTGCTCGGCGGGGCGCTCGGCAACCTCACCGACCGGGTCTTCCGCTGGCCCTCGGGCTTCGGCCCCGGCCGGCCCTCGCCGTTCCAGGGGCACGTGGTCGACTTCATCGAGACCTTCCCCGGCCACTTCCCGGTCTGGAACGTCGCCGACTCGGCGATCGTCTGCGGGGGCATCCTGGCGGTTTTCCTCGCCTGGCGGGGCTACCAGATCGACGGCACGCGCGACACGGGAGCCACGAAGGACACGAAGGAAACGAAGGAGAACAACGATGGCTGA
- a CDS encoding DivIVA domain-containing protein, with product MPLTPADVRNKQFSTTRLRPGYDEEEVDAFLDEVESELDRLIQENEELRAKLAECLRGKVPGGMGMAMAPAPIAEPKPEMMMQQPEPMRAPEPVQHQQPVPVGMGMPPAEDNMDTAARVLALAQQTADQAIADARREADETVTRARREADDILGKARRQAEQVIGDARARAETLERDAQERHRQAMGSLVQTRDELERKVEELRSFEREYRSRLKLYLENQLAELNVAAEGSGGFPIVSGPPAMSHAVPQGGQPTLQSAPNPFGGDPSQHSGAFQGVDGPHNDRR from the coding sequence ATGCCGCTGACACCCGCCGATGTGCGGAACAAGCAATTTAGTACGACCCGACTCAGGCCGGGTTACGACGAGGAAGAGGTAGACGCCTTCCTCGATGAGGTCGAGTCCGAGTTGGACCGTCTCATTCAGGAGAACGAGGAGCTCCGCGCCAAGCTGGCGGAGTGCCTGCGGGGCAAGGTCCCCGGCGGTATGGGCATGGCCATGGCGCCCGCCCCCATCGCCGAGCCCAAGCCCGAGATGATGATGCAGCAGCCGGAGCCCATGCGTGCTCCCGAGCCGGTGCAGCATCAGCAGCCCGTTCCCGTCGGAATGGGAATGCCTCCGGCCGAGGACAACATGGACACCGCGGCCCGCGTCCTCGCCCTCGCCCAGCAGACCGCCGACCAGGCCATCGCCGACGCCCGCCGTGAGGCGGACGAGACGGTGACCCGGGCGCGCCGCGAGGCCGACGACATTCTCGGCAAGGCACGTCGCCAGGCCGAGCAGGTCATCGGTGACGCGCGCGCGCGAGCGGAGACGCTGGAGCGCGACGCGCAGGAGCGGCACCGTCAGGCCATGGGCTCCCTGGTGCAGACCCGCGACGAGCTGGAGCGCAAGGTCGAGGAGCTCCGCAGCTTCGAGCGCGAGTACCGCAGCCGCCTGAAGCTGTACCTGGAGAATCAGCTCGCCGAGCTGAACGTGGCTGCCGAGGGCAGCGGCGGATTCCCGATCGTGAGCGGGCCCCCGGCCATGTCCCACGCGGTGCCTCAGGGCGGTCAGCCGACCCTCCAGAGCGCGCCCAACCCGTTCGGCGGCGATCCCTCGCAGCATTCTGGCGCCTTCCAGGGCGTTGACGGTCCTCACAACGACCGCCGCTAA
- the ileS gene encoding isoleucine--tRNA ligase translates to MSAYFRSLPAQVDLPALEHEVLDRWRDGKIFERSVEQNAGGPNWVFYEGPPTANGMPGVHHVEARVFKDLFPRYKSMRGFNVPRKAGWDCHGLPVEVAVEKSLGLSGKKEIEAYGIAEFNDRCRESVLKHVDAFEEMTERMGYWIDLSQAYRTMDPAYVESVWWSLKVIFDKDLLTRDFRITPYCPRCGTGLSDHELGQPGGYETVTSPSVYVRMPATSGPLADLGASLLIWTTTPWTLVSNTAVALHPDVTYVAARPAGSDEVLVVAEPLLVSALGEGAEVLASFQGADLEHTTYSRPFDLVDIPGAHYVVLGYYVTTEDGTGLVHQAPAFGADDMTTCKRYGLPVVNPIGPDGRFLDSVPQVGGEFFKDADEGLTADLRARGLLYRGSHFEHSYPHCWRCHTALLYYALPAWYIRTTAIKDQLLAENEKTSWYPETIKWGRFGEWLRNNVDWSLSRSRYWGTPLPLWVCTADESHVTCVGSLDELGRLSGQDVSALDPHRPYVDDVTLPCPTCGNEARRVPDVIDAWYDSGSMPFAQWGAPYLNEEMLQKAYPAQFICEATDQTRGWFYSLMAVGTLVFGRSSYENVLCLGLILAEDGRKMSKHLGNVLKPMPLMDQHGADALRWYMACSGSPWAARRVGHGALEEIVRKVLLTYWNTTSFFTLYANTESWSPSRLSEAPAYEERPLIDRWALAELHRTVSEVTASLDVFDTARVGRRLAEFLDDLSNWYVRRSRRRFWTGDPAAFATLYECLETVTRLMAPVVPFTTDYVWDVLRDAGAPSSVHLASWPEVNGELLDPELSERMALVRRLVELGRSARASSGVKTRQPLGRALVGAPGWAALSPELRELIADELNVKDLEDLSGIGADLVSFTVKPNFRALGRRFGSQTKLVASAVTATDPTELARALRTGSPVPVEAGELGTVELGADDVIVTEQPRSGWAVEAGAGETIALDLTITDELRRSGLIRDVIRLLQDTRKSTGLAITDRIDVWWSTGDADLAEALRTQGRTVADEVLAVSLTEGGVDDLPAHGDAELGLTFQLRRTTTTV, encoded by the coding sequence ATGTCCGCCTATTTCCGTTCTCTTCCTGCGCAGGTCGATCTTCCCGCGCTTGAGCACGAGGTGCTCGACCGCTGGCGGGATGGCAAGATCTTCGAGCGCTCGGTCGAGCAGAACGCCGGCGGTCCCAACTGGGTCTTCTACGAGGGTCCGCCCACCGCCAACGGCATGCCCGGCGTCCACCACGTCGAGGCCCGCGTCTTCAAGGACCTCTTCCCCCGCTACAAGTCGATGCGGGGCTTCAACGTCCCCCGCAAGGCGGGCTGGGACTGCCACGGGCTGCCCGTCGAGGTCGCCGTCGAGAAGTCCCTCGGCCTCTCCGGCAAGAAGGAGATCGAGGCGTACGGCATCGCCGAGTTCAACGACAGGTGCCGTGAGTCCGTGCTGAAGCACGTGGACGCCTTCGAGGAGATGACCGAGCGGATGGGCTACTGGATCGACCTGTCCCAGGCCTACCGCACGATGGACCCGGCCTACGTGGAGTCCGTCTGGTGGTCACTCAAGGTCATCTTCGACAAGGACCTCCTGACCCGCGACTTCCGCATCACCCCGTACTGCCCCCGCTGCGGCACCGGCCTGTCCGACCACGAGCTGGGCCAGCCGGGCGGCTACGAGACCGTCACCAGCCCGTCGGTCTACGTCCGCATGCCCGCGACCTCGGGACCGCTGGCCGACCTCGGCGCCTCGCTGCTGATCTGGACCACCACGCCGTGGACCCTGGTCTCCAACACCGCCGTGGCCCTGCACCCGGACGTGACCTACGTCGCGGCGCGCCCCGCCGGGTCCGACGAGGTCCTGGTGGTGGCCGAGCCGCTGCTGGTCTCCGCGCTGGGCGAGGGCGCCGAGGTCCTGGCCTCCTTCCAGGGCGCCGACCTGGAGCACACCACCTACTCGCGCCCGTTCGACCTGGTCGACATCCCCGGCGCGCACTACGTGGTGCTCGGCTACTACGTCACCACCGAGGACGGCACCGGCCTGGTCCACCAGGCGCCCGCCTTCGGCGCCGACGACATGACGACCTGCAAGCGGTACGGGCTGCCCGTGGTCAACCCGATCGGCCCCGACGGCCGGTTCCTGGACAGCGTGCCCCAGGTCGGCGGCGAGTTCTTCAAGGACGCCGACGAGGGGCTCACAGCCGACCTGCGGGCGCGCGGCCTGCTCTACCGCGGCAGCCACTTCGAGCACAGCTACCCGCACTGCTGGCGCTGCCACACCGCGCTGCTCTACTACGCCCTCCCCGCCTGGTACATCCGCACCACCGCGATCAAGGACCAGCTCCTCGCCGAGAACGAGAAGACCAGCTGGTACCCCGAGACGATCAAGTGGGGCCGGTTCGGCGAGTGGCTGCGCAACAACGTCGACTGGTCCCTGTCGCGCTCGCGCTACTGGGGCACCCCGCTGCCCCTGTGGGTCTGCACGGCCGACGAGTCGCACGTCACCTGCGTCGGCTCGCTGGACGAGCTGGGCCGCCTGTCCGGCCAGGACGTCTCCGCGCTCGACCCGCACCGCCCCTATGTGGACGACGTCACGCTGCCCTGCCCCACCTGCGGCAACGAGGCGCGCCGGGTGCCCGACGTGATCGACGCCTGGTACGACTCGGGCTCGATGCCGTTCGCCCAGTGGGGCGCCCCGTACCTGAACGAGGAGATGCTCCAGAAGGCCTACCCCGCGCAGTTCATCTGCGAGGCCACCGACCAGACCCGCGGCTGGTTCTACTCGCTGATGGCGGTCGGCACGCTCGTCTTCGGCAGGTCCTCGTACGAGAACGTGCTCTGCCTCGGCCTGATCCTGGCCGAGGACGGCCGCAAGATGAGCAAGCACCTGGGCAACGTCCTCAAGCCGATGCCGCTGATGGACCAGCACGGCGCCGACGCGCTGCGCTGGTACATGGCCTGCTCCGGCTCGCCGTGGGCGGCCCGCAGGGTGGGACACGGCGCCCTGGAGGAGATCGTCCGCAAGGTCCTGCTCACCTACTGGAACACCACGTCGTTCTTCACCCTGTACGCCAACACCGAGTCCTGGTCGCCGTCCCGGCTCTCCGAGGCGCCCGCGTACGAGGAGCGCCCGCTGATCGACCGCTGGGCCCTCGCCGAGCTGCACCGGACCGTGTCCGAGGTCACCGCGTCGCTGGACGTCTTCGACACCGCCCGCGTCGGGCGGCGCCTCGCCGAGTTCCTCGACGACCTGTCCAACTGGTACGTGCGCCGCTCCCGGCGCCGCTTCTGGACCGGTGACCCCGCGGCGTTCGCCACGCTGTACGAGTGCCTGGAGACCGTCACCCGGCTGATGGCACCGGTGGTTCCGTTCACCACCGACTACGTCTGGGACGTGCTCCGCGACGCCGGTGCGCCCTCCTCGGTCCACCTGGCCTCCTGGCCCGAGGTCAACGGCGAGCTGCTGGACCCCGAGCTGTCCGAGCGGATGGCGCTGGTCCGCCGCCTGGTGGAGCTGGGCCGCTCGGCCCGCGCCTCCAGCGGGGTCAAGACCCGCCAGCCGCTCGGCCGCGCCCTGGTCGGCGCCCCCGGCTGGGCCGCGCTCTCCCCGGAGCTGCGCGAACTGATCGCCGACGAGCTCAACGTGAAGGACCTGGAGGACCTGTCCGGGATCGGGGCGGACCTGGTGTCCTTCACCGTCAAGCCCAACTTCCGGGCGCTGGGCAGGCGGTTCGGCTCGCAGACCAAGCTGGTCGCCTCGGCCGTCACCGCCACCGACCCCACCGAGCTAGCCCGCGCGCTCCGTACCGGCTCGCCGGTCCCGGTGGAAGCGGGAGAGCTGGGCACCGTGGAACTCGGCGCCGACGACGTGATCGTCACCGAGCAGCCGAGGTCCGGCTGGGCGGTGGAGGCCGGGGCCGGTGAGACCATCGCCCTCGACCTCACCATCACCGACGAGCTGCGCCGCTCCGGCCTGATCCGCGACGTCATCCGCCTGCTCCAGGACACCCGCAAGTCCACCGGTCTGGCGATCACCGACCGGATCGACGTGTGGTGGTCCACCGGCGACGCCGACCTGGCCGAGGCCCTGCGGACCCAGGGCCGGACGGTGGCCGACGAGGTCCTCGCCGTCTCCCTCACCGAGGGCGGCGTGGACGACCTCCCCGCCCACGGCGACGCGGAGCTCGGCCTGACCTTCCAGCTCCGCCGCACGACGACGACGGTCTGA
- a CDS encoding RluA family pseudouridine synthase, protein MADRRSLPVPDGLEGERLDAALSRLFGLSRTRAAELIVAGDVLVDGSTAIKSDRVHGGAWLEVTLPPPPTTPMPVAEPVPGMHIVYEDDDIVVVNKPIGVAAHPTTGWTGPTVIGGLLGTGHRVATSGAAERQGIVHRLDANTTGAMVVAKSEHAYSHLKRAFKERTVDKRYHALVQGHPDPHRGTVDAPIDRHPVGDGRWAVVSGGKDSITHYDTIEAFRAASLLDIKLETGRTHQIRVHMSALRHPCVGDMLYGADPTLAARLGVSRQWLHAVSLAFEHPSTGEWVSFSTTYPDDLANALKIVAAES, encoded by the coding sequence ATGGCTGACCGGCGAAGCCTCCCCGTCCCCGACGGGTTGGAGGGCGAGCGCCTCGACGCCGCCCTGTCACGTCTGTTCGGCCTCTCCCGCACGCGCGCGGCCGAGTTGATCGTCGCCGGCGACGTGCTGGTGGACGGCTCGACCGCGATCAAATCCGACCGGGTCCACGGCGGCGCCTGGCTGGAGGTCACCCTCCCGCCGCCGCCCACCACCCCGATGCCGGTCGCCGAGCCGGTGCCCGGCATGCACATCGTGTACGAGGACGACGACATCGTCGTCGTCAACAAGCCCATCGGCGTGGCCGCCCACCCGACCACCGGCTGGACCGGGCCCACCGTGATCGGCGGCTTGCTGGGCACCGGCCACCGGGTGGCCACCAGCGGCGCGGCCGAGCGCCAGGGCATCGTGCACCGGCTGGACGCCAACACCACCGGCGCGATGGTCGTCGCCAAGAGCGAGCACGCCTACTCCCACCTGAAGCGGGCCTTCAAGGAGCGTACGGTCGACAAGCGCTACCACGCGCTGGTCCAGGGCCACCCCGACCCGCACCGCGGCACCGTGGACGCGCCGATCGACCGCCATCCCGTCGGGGACGGCCGCTGGGCGGTCGTGTCCGGGGGTAAGGACTCGATCACCCACTACGACACGATCGAGGCGTTCCGCGCGGCGTCGCTGCTGGACATCAAGCTGGAGACGGGCCGCACCCACCAGATCCGGGTCCACATGTCGGCGCTGCGCCACCCGTGTGTCGGCGACATGCTGTACGGGGCCGACCCCACCCTGGCCGCGCGCCTGGGGGTGAGCCGGCAGTGGCTGCACGCGGTCTCCCTGGCCTTCGAGCACCCCTCCACCGGCGAGTGGGTCTCCTTCAGCACCACCTACCCCGACGATCTGGCCAACGCCCTGAAGATCGTCGCCGCCGAGTCCTAG
- a CDS encoding cell division protein SepF — protein MAGAMRKMAVYLGLVEDDRYERYDSYPDDEYEEFDDARREGDERPGTVHDLQDDTDPGVPAPRPATALLERRTTDLARITTLHPRTYNEARTIGEHFRDGTPVIMNLTEMVDSDAKRLVDFAAGLVFGLHGSIERVTNKVFLLSPANVEVTAEDKARIAERGFFNQS, from the coding sequence ATGGCCGGCGCGATGCGCAAGATGGCGGTCTACCTCGGTCTTGTTGAGGACGACCGCTATGAGAGATACGACAGCTACCCCGACGACGAGTACGAGGAATTCGACGACGCGCGCCGCGAGGGCGACGAACGTCCTGGCACGGTCCACGACCTCCAGGATGACACCGACCCCGGCGTCCCCGCTCCGAGGCCCGCGACGGCCCTTCTGGAGCGCCGCACGACCGATCTGGCGCGCATCACCACCCTTCACCCTCGTACGTACAACGAGGCGCGGACCATCGGCGAGCACTTCCGCGACGGTACCCCGGTCATCATGAACCTGACCGAGATGGTTGACAGCGACGCCAAGCGACTCGTTGATTTCGCGGCAGGTCTGGTCTTTGGCCTACACGGCAGCATCGAACGTGTTACCAACAAGGTGTTCCTGTTGTCCCCAGCCAATGTCGAGGTGACCGCCGAGGACAAGGCCCGAATCGCGGAACGCGGATTCTTCAACCAGAGCTAG
- a CDS encoding TcmI family type II polyketide cyclase — MPDQILIVARLTPGGSGEVSRLFGESDAGELPRALGVTRRDLFLYRDLYLHRVEFEGSAAEAMAAARGREDFLRLSRELEPHVRPYDPDTWRGPADAMARRFYHWTPEERAL; from the coding sequence GTGCCCGACCAGATCCTGATCGTCGCCCGCCTCACCCCCGGCGGTTCCGGCGAGGTCTCCCGCCTCTTCGGCGAGTCCGACGCCGGCGAGCTGCCCCGCGCGCTCGGGGTGACGCGCCGCGACCTGTTCCTCTACCGGGACCTCTACCTCCACCGCGTCGAGTTCGAGGGCTCCGCCGCCGAGGCGATGGCCGCGGCCCGCGGACGCGAGGACTTCCTGCGGCTGAGCCGGGAGCTCGAACCACACGTCAGGCCGTACGACCCGGACACCTGGCGCGGCCCCGCCGACGCGATGGCACGGCGGTTCTACCACTGGACCCCCGAGGAGCGTGCCCTGTGA